The following are encoded together in the Tribolium castaneum strain GA2 chromosome 3, icTriCast1.1, whole genome shotgun sequence genome:
- the LOC103313654 gene encoding uncharacterized protein LOC103313654 — protein sequence MAGLALVVFLLVRSANCAFFDLTDVDDPLSLLWHTKDSITPPKSSCSVILDDGTSITGTCKHKAQCLLSGGQVHFNGQCGFFTTCCTQKTDCSRKTRSKVSHFTNPDSIVTECEYVVEAENDNICQMRIDFETFQLSPSERRPLPPINPTNQVYHRICRADFLTITPKTYYTSEYFCGNNDNQHVYVHLNKQRQVTLHMHLANRNLTQDPNVIPNPRWKIKITQLECPGLSNFFTKHKNFNAQTDFKLLAPEGATQYFMAQSGRIRSFGFDGATQSEYISGLNYSIAFKINPRVNCIRFTTNYITLRQSLETADPGFCIDYLFIPELVTETTDVTNYDSKVCSRLVTVPQTPQIFYSHGPGPFLIHFVSQTSFTEAPLLNLVHAFDINYEITSCN from the exons ATGGCCGGACTTGCTTTAGTCGTTTTTCTTCTGGTGAGGAGTGCAAATTGTGCTTTCTTCGACTTGACGGATGTTGACGATCCTTTATCGCTGCTCTGGCATACCAAGG ATTCGATTACTCCACCCAAAAGCTCATGCAGTGTCATTCTGGACGATGGCACATCCATAACGGGGACTTGCAAGCACAAAGCTCAGTGTTTGTTATCGGGAGGACAGGTTCATTTTAATGGACAGTGCGGATTTTTTACAACCTGTTGCACTC AAAAAACGGACTGTTCGCGTAAAACTCGATCAAAAGTGTCCCATTTTACCAACCCTGACAGCATAGTCACAGAGTGTGAATATGTAGTAGAGGCCGAAAATGACAATATTTGTCAAATGAG gaTAGATTTTGAAACCTTCCAACTATCCCCTTCAGAAAGGCGCCCCCTTCCACCCATCAACCCAACCAACCAAGTCTATCACAGAATTTGTCGTGCAGACTTCTTGACCATTACCCCCAAAACTTACTACACATCTGAATATTTCTGCGGCAATAATGACAACCAACATG tttacGTACATTTAAACAAACAGAGACAAGTAACCCTGCACATGCACTTGGCAAACAGAAATCTTACGCAAGACCCTAACGTTATACCCAACCCCCGTTGGAAAATCAAGATAACTCAACTGGAGTGCCCAGgcctttcaaattttttcaccaaGCATAAGAACTTCAACGCCCAAACTGATTTTAAACTATTGG CCCCGGAAGGTGCAACTCAGTATTTTATGGCCCAAAGTGGTCGAATTAGATCTTTCGGGTTCGATGGTGCCACCCAAAGTGAATATATCAGCGGTCTTAATTACTCCATCGCCTTTAAAATCAATCCACGAGTTAATTGTATTAG GTTTACCACGAATTACATAACTTTGCGGCAAAGTCTCGAAACTGCTGATCCTGGATTTTGTATagactatttatttattccagAACTAGTGACTGAAACGACTGATGTTACTAATTACGACTCGAAAGTATGTTCCAGGCTTGTAACAGTTCCGCAAACTCcgcaaattttttact CTCATGGACCTGGGCCGTTCCTTATTCATTTTGTGTCACAAACTTCGTTCACGGAAGCTCCTCTTCTGAATTTAGTACATGCTTTTGATATCAACTATGAAATAACTTCTTGTAATTGA